One Capra hircus breed San Clemente chromosome 3, ASM170441v1, whole genome shotgun sequence genomic window, ATTCATCTTCACCAGGTATTGCTGTAGGCAATCTGATAGTCTACGTACCTGCCCTGGAAAGAAAGGAAGCTTTGTAACGGTACAGGGGCAGATGCCTGGTCAGTTACATGGAGTGTCTAACTGCCGCCCCAAGTGGAGATCCCCTGTGAGTGGCACTGTGAGGAGACTGGCGTGCTGGAAAACACTGCTTGTGTTGGGGCAGAGGTGGCGTCCATGTGATTCTGTAGGGATCTGAAATTTAGCTTCTAGTGATTCGAATTAGGCTCCTAGTACTGGTCCTCAATGAAAACCAGGCAGTTTAACACAGCAGCTGACAACAAATTCTCAGTTTTGTATTTTAACATGCATCCTATAATTaattcctcaattttttttttttttaaacagggatAATTCTTGAAGAGAGCCTTTGGACTTCAGGAGTTTACAGCTTTGATTTTACACTCAGCTTTTGACACTtcctttaaattatgtttttattaagATTATTTTATTATGGGGGAGGGATCCAGGGAGACTGTGACTTGATGTCCTACTGTGTGGACCAGCTCCCGCACGGGTGTCCGCGCTCTCCTCTGTGGTCCTCCAGCCTCGGACGAGGGGCAGGATGTTGGGGCCGATCGGGTGAGGGCCGGGCGCCGGGGCAGCCCTTGGCCACAGAGCTTCTGCGGCCACCCTGCATCACTGTGGCTTCTCGTGTGCAGCTGTTCCTTCCCTGGGGGCCCTTATAAGAGGTGTGCCATGCGGTCTAGTAGGCGTGAGGGGTGAGTCCAGCTGTGGTCATGACCTGGTGCCAGAACCCAAGGGCACCCCTTGCCACGAGGAAGAGGGAAACCAGAGACAGAGGGTCGGCTCCGTTCTGCGCCGGGGATTCTCTGTGGCAACCACGGCTGGGATTTGCTCAGGACAGTCAGTTTGGCATCACACGAGACGGCAAGAACTCTGTCTCCCTGAAGTCTGAGGGTATTGAATCCCTGTCCTCTGGCCGCGAGTTCCCTCCAGAATCACTCCTTGCATCAAGGGGTCACTTAACAAAGAACAAAGGATCTTTTCGGAACACTCCCTCTAAACCCCTCTCTTATGTAGACAGCTTTGCTCAAGGGGACTGTCTCCTTCCAGAATGGTGTTACTCCGGTTGGAATGCAATATGAAAAGCTATTTTCTTAATGTGGTGTAACGACAGGCGGAGCTGCGTGCCTGTTATATATCCTGGCTGGACTCGGTGTATACTCTAACTTAAATAAATAATGCAGAGCAAGAAACACACCTTGCTGTCGTGCTCTTCATGTCACGGCCAGATGGGAGCCGTTGGAGCACAGTGCCGGCCACGTGTGACCCCTGAACTCGCTCAGTGCCAGGCTCTCCCCACAGGGAGCAGCCTGAGGTGGGGGATCTGATAGTTTTGTTTAAAAACTAAGAGAGGAGCCTAATAGGAACCAGAATTTCCCCAGAAGGCTTCAAATTTAGGTTCTCAGCATATAGACATTCAAGTATTTATGAAGGAGGCTAGTCCCTTTGATGGGTGTAGACCAGAAGCAGCCTGCCTGCCTCATCCGCCCTGGCCTTCTGAATGCGGGTCATTGTCCTTTGGATTCTCCTCCAAAGTGAAAATCGAGACCCTGAATCCGTGCTCCTCATGGCACAATGGTGACACTGggaccacccacccaccctctgGCTGCCGAGCACACTTGCTTGGGAGCTGGCTCCTCTGTAGTGTGTCTGAGGCCGAGGCCCAGGGCTTAGGCTGGGCTGCTCATCAGAGGTCAGTAGCCTTTGCTTGTTGACGTTTGAGAAGCCGGGGGTTGGGAGAAAAATGTTTCCCACCATTTGGCCCCGTTCCTTCATCAGGGAGACCCAAGAAGGAGGCAGGCTCCCTCTTGCCTTCCACCCGCTAGCCCAAGGCCACCATCACGGCGGAGGCCTAGAAGCCTGTGGGAGCACCGCCCTCTGACCCAGGCCAACCCAGCTGCCTCTGTCGGCGAGTCTCATGGCCTCTTCACTTACAGAGGACTCCATACTGGTTTGGGAACTCTGAATGTGACTGACTGGGTGAATTCTGACCTCTTCTCCTGTCTGTCTGCAGTTTTTTTTATAAAAGCCAGTCCCCAGACGGAAGGCTCTGATGCCTCTTGGTGACAGCAGCTCCCTCCAACAGTGAGGACACAGTTGGTGGGCAGTTTGTAAAACCTCGCGGGGTCAGCTGTGCCCCCGCTGCTTTGAGTGGGCCTCCACCAGCCAGTTAAGTGCGGGCTGCTTACGTAATCTAGAAACAGGACCACCAGAATGACTTTCTGGGGCCTGCCAAGCCCCACTAGCCTTTCACCCCGGAGACAGGATGGTACCAGGGCCGCGGGCTATAGCGGAGATGGCACAAGAGGGTTGCCTTCACGCCTGGCATGGGCCACCCAGTGCCCAGGACTtcttggggagggagctgggcccACTCCCTGTCCTCCTCTTCATCCCTGGTGATCTGGGCAGGGTCTGCCTTCATGGAGCAACCCTGAGTGCCGTGGTGCTTTGCTTTTGATGAGATGGAAGACTTTGAACCTAAGCATGGCATGGTCAGACACTGGCTTTGCAGAGTCCCCGGCTCTGCTGGTAGAGATGGCAGGGGAAACAGCCAGAGCAGGAATCCTCTCTGGTGGCTGGAGGGTGCATAGAGTAGAAGTCAGACGTGTCCTTCCTGTGCTGGTGCTGGAGAGAATCGGGACCAGCTGCCCTGTCTATTGTCCTGTAGATTTGCCCTAAGATACCTggtcttcagggcttccctggcagctcagctggtaaagaatttgcctgtaatgcaggagacctgggttttatccctgagctgggaggattccctggaggaggggatggcaacccactccagtattcttgcctggagaatcctcatggacagaggagcctggcaggagccctacagtccatggggtcgcagagtcagacacgactgagcaactgagcacagcacccgGTCTTCAAGCTGAGATGGACTGGACCCCAAACATCCAGGCTCCTTCCCTCACAGCTCTCTGTGGGGAGGAGCCCAGGGCTTCTCTTGGACAGAGGTGGGCTGGGCATGGGACTCATGACCAAGTTGCAACCAACCAGCCAAATGTTCTAGAAAGAACCATTCTGGCCTGGGTGCATGTAATTTATTAAAGAGCTTTTAGTCCCAAATCCCAGCAAGCCAGGGGAGGGGCTGCAGGGTGGTCTGTCAGCTGGAACAGTTAGCCACGTGCCATCTGCAGAAGAGCTTTCCCAAGATGAATCCTTTTCTGGCCCTGCCTAGCCGTTGGGAGTTCAGGGACCCCAGCCTGAGCTACACGAGCCCTTCAGGGAGAAGGACAGTCCctgccagcccagcccagggagTGCACTGGCCCAGTTCTTTCTGAAAGTAAGGCCCCTTGGGGTGGGATTTGGGGGGAGGGCTCATGCTGAGAGCAGTTTCTCAGCTACACAGCCCAGGGTCTGCTCAGGACTGACGCCACGTGGGGACCAGCCTGCGTGCACGGTGTCGTAGGAGCCAGGAAATGCAGTGTTCCTGTCCATCTCTGAGCAGCCCAGACTGGTTTTATTGGGGGCAATGTAGGGTCAAGCAGGAAAGCCCCACATGTTCCAGGTGGGGCACTGGGCCCTCACAAGACGCAGCAGGTGCAGGAGACGggcctgtgctgctgctgctgcagttgcTGCTGGAGCTGTTCCTTCTCGGCCGTCAGCGCCTGCAGCCTCTCCTCCAGCTTGCTCAGCTCAGCCATCCACTTCTGAGGGGACACGGGAGAAGCCAGGTCTGAGCTGAGGATGGCTGAGACCCGGGGCTGAACTGATGGGAGGGAGGCGAGGCCCAGAGAGCCTGGAAGTGGtcgtggggtgggggggtgcttgCTCCAGGCCACTGGGCGCCACCCTGGGCCTGGTCGGTGGAGAAGCCAGGTTCCCTGACCAAGCAGCCCTGGGGTCTTGGGCAAAGTCCTGCCAGCCTTCCAGACCCTGGGGTGACTCGCCCTCTGCAGCCTCTCGCCCTGTCCTGTCCGCCCTCGCCCTCCTCTGTTTTTGTGTCACCTGATGTTCCCCTCTTGAGAAAGCTTTTCCCTGGGGCTGTGTCCAGCACTCACTTAAGCACTCACTCCTAGCTTAAGGACCTCCCGCAAGTGCAGTACACAGTTCTTGGGTTTGTCTTAAAGCTTTGACACTGTTCTCCCTGCTCCTCCAGTTACACTGCAGAGGAATCTGGGATGCAGCGGGCTTATTGCTCCCCGTGGGAGCACTGGTGGGAAACCTGACGACCCCAGGCCTGCCTGGTGAATGGCTGAGGGGCCCCCTCCCCGCCGGCCTGGGCCACCCACCTGCCTGCACCACTCCTGGATGGCGCGCACGGACAGCGGGCCCTGGATGCTCCCGTCCCGCCGCAGGAACACCTCCCCCTGGTCGGTCTCGTAGAGCTGCGGCTCGGCCTGGGCCTTGGGAGCCTGCACGCTCAGGCGGATCACCTTGGGAAGGGCAACGGCAGCTCTGCGGGCGCCGCACCGGACAGCGtgcggcccccgccccgcctggCGTCGGCCCTGCCTCGCTGGCCCCCGGGCAGCCTGGGGGCAGGGCTCACCTTGAGAGGGGTGTCGGTGGTGGAGGTGCTGACCACGGGGATGAAGGTGAGCCTGTAGGCGTCGGGGAAGACCTGGGGCTTGAAGCCCTGCAGGACGGAGTCCACCAGCAGGCGCACGCGGTCCTCGTCGCGGTGGCTGCAGCGGACGCCCTGCACCAGGCCGCTGTCCTCCACGCCCACCAGCAGGCTGCCGCCCTCGCTGTTGAGGAAGGCGCACACGTAGCGCCGCAAGTGGTGCTTGAAGGCCTGGCTCAGGTACTCGCCGCCGCCGCGCTTGAACTCCAGGTTGCGCGTCTCGTTGCCCAGGAAGGCGCCCTGGAAGAGGCGCTCCTGGCCCAGGATGCCCTGGTGCGTGATGGCGCTGTCTGAGCGCGTGCCgctgggccagctgggggagACTCCTTGCGGACCCAGTGCCCGGGTGGGAAGGGGTCGGGCCGGCCTGGCTCGCGGAGGGCTGGAGCCCAGGACCAGGCCGGGGCTGGGGCCACTCTCCTCTTCCtgctggagtgggggtgggggcaagagCAGGGTGTATGCTCCTGGCAAGAGTTAGGAGCCAATCCGGAGGGACAGGCGGCCAGAacccccatctccctcctcccctccaacCCCCGCCCCCCGGGGCCCAGCCCACACAGGGCATCCTGATGCCCCTCCCGGTCGGAGGGGCCTAATTCTGCCCACCATGCCGGGGCCAATGTGGGAAACCCTGTGGATCGAGGGTCTGAAGCAGCCAGTGCTCCGCCCTCTTCCCAGGTGAACCATGGGAGGCTTGTGGGGGAGGAGCTCTCCTTTCCAGCAGGAGCTGGGACACCTGCAGCTGCTCTCTGCCCTCGGGTTTTGCATCGGCCTAGAAGACACAGGGTTGGATCATTCTGGAAGATGCCTAAGCGCCCTGAGGTCCCCTGTGACACAGCTGCAGGTCTCTGAATTGAGAGGGCCTCCCAAAGATCCCACCCATTTCCTAGTCTCCCTGAAAGCCTGGTTGATCCGGGCCTGAATCTCTCCCATCCTTGGGCCTTCCTGAGTCCCTTCCGTGGTTTCTGCTGTGTGAGGGCTCCAGGAGCAGCCTGCTCAGGGCCACTGCCCCAGTCTAGGTCTCGCCGTCCGACTCCCTGCCTCCACGTCCTCGTCCTATCCATTCTCTCGCTGACCCCAGATCCAAGTCCCGCAGTCAAGCTGTGCTGAAAACCCTTCCCTGGTTCCCTGCTGCCTTTCAGCCTCCAAAAGCAGCTTCCAGGGTTGGGAGCTCAGTGCGGGCTGGGGTGGTGATGAGAGCCATTCCCAGCCCTACCAGCAGCTCCCAGAGAAGACAAGCTTAGCAGAGACTTGAGAGCAGCTTCAGTGTCATATAAACGTGCCATCAGGCCACAGGTCTTGAAATGTAAGCCCATGTAGCTCTGCGACAGTTTAAATGTCATGGAGGCTTCATCCAGAAGGAAATTCAGTTCAAGAATTCAAAATTCAAGGAGGAGGAGAATTCAAAAAGTGAGTTGACTGTTCCCTCCTCTCCCACAAAAGCCCACTTTTTCTGGCACTGCTGAGGTCTCATAGCCCTGCCCTCCGGCCTGATTTTCTTCATCAGTCCCCACCCCAGGACAGCCACCAACCACCCTGCAAATGCCGCCACCCTCACCTGGGCTCCTGGTATGTGCCCCATCCCTCTGCTAGGGATGTCCTTTGATGGAGTCAGTCCCATTGCCTAAGCCCCAGCCTGGGTTTCACTCCCTGGGGAATCTGTCCTCAGAGATCAGTGAGGACCTTCCTGGGTCCTTCTCCAGTTCCAGGCTGCCTCCCCCTCCACCGCCCTGGAAGGGTCTGGCTCTGCTCATAGAAGCAGGGCTCCCCGAGGGCAGGGTCAAGCCCTACTCTCCACTGTGCTGCCCACCAGAGCAGGTGTGTGTCAACTGAGTGCATGAACTCGGCCAAGGAGAAGGCCAGGACTCTTGTATATGCTTGGGCCTGGCCTGGCCGAACCCACCTGCTGGCTGTAGATGGACGCAGGGAGGGTCTGATACTCAGGCTTTCACTTGCTTCCAGGCTGGAGGCAAGCTCCAAGGGTCACTGTCCCTCTGGGACCATGGTTATTTGAGTAGCAAGCCCCAGTTTGCCAATTTGTCCCCAGTTCCTCAAAGACATCCCTCACGCCCACCGGGCAAGGCCATCCAC contains:
- the SLFNL1 gene encoding schlafen-like protein 1 produces the protein MEPPGKQPLRELPPEEPPPEDSGAKAAPSRHVLYVGHLNPQFSVPVLTCLLRDALERLELPVAREHIEVVRRPRQAYALVQVATPKDTLASLPQRLHTAWGQHHIIKELVARGKEPVLGEGREPSNHREGILGQERLFQGAFLGNETRNLEFKRGGGEYLSQAFKHHLRRYVCAFLNSEGGSLLVGVEDSGLVQGVRCSHRDEDRVRLLVDSVLQGFKPQVFPDAYRLTFIPVVSTSTTDTPLKVIRLSVQAPKAQAEPQLYETDQGEVFLRRDGSIQGPLSVRAIQEWCRQKWMAELSKLEERLQALTAEKEQLQQQLQQQQHRPVSCTCCVL